The DNA window GCATCTGTATGTGATTCGCTTGCAGACCGATCGCATCAGCCTCAGTCACCGTCAGGTGTTTGAAGGCTTGCGCAGTGCCGGTATTGGCGTGAATCTGCATTACATTCCTGTGCACTTGCAGCCCTACTATCGCGACCTGGGTTTCGCCGAGGGCGATTTCCCCGAAGCCGAGCGTTATTACGCCGAGGCGATCAGCCTGCCGCTGTTTGCGCTGTTGAGCGATGAACAACAGGATTACGTGGTCGAGCAATTGCGTCGGCTGACCGAATAACTGCCGCTGTGGCACCGGATGAGTATCTGCAATGCGTCCTTTGAGTGAGCAGGAACAGTTCTGGCAGGGCGACTTCGGTAACCAGTACTTCGAGCGCAATGTGGGGCAACCGCTGGTGGCGGCGAACCTGGCATTGTTTGCCAAAGCGCTGAGCCGCGCCGCAGGCATCGAGAGCCTGCTGGAACTGGGCACCAGCGCCGGCAACAATTTGCAGGCGTTGCATCAACTGCTGCCACGCTGCGAGCTGTTCGGTGTCGAGATCAACGACAATGCCTGTGCGCAGGCACGGACGTTGGGCATTGCCCGGGTCTGGCAGGGCTCGCTGCTCGATTTTCCGCGTGAACGCCGCTACGACCTGACATTGAGCAAAGGCGTGCTGATCCACCTGGCCCCGGAGCTGTTGCCGACGGCTTATGCGCAGTTGTATGAGTTGAGCCGGCGCTACATCCTGATCGCCGAGTATTACAATCCGGCGCCGCTGGAAGTGTCTTATCGTGGCAACAGCGGCAAGCTGTTCAAGCGTGATTTCGCCGGCGAAATGCTCAATCGTTATGCCGATCTGCAGTTGCTGGATTATGGTTTTGTCTATCACCGCGATCCGCAGTTTCCTGTGGACGATATCACTTGGTTTCTGCTGGAAAAACGCCCTTGAGCAACGTCGCAATTATCCCGGCCCGTGGCGGCAGCAAACGTATTGCGCGCAAGAACCTGGCGTTGTTCGATGGCGTGCCGATGATGGTCCGTTCGATCCGCACGGCGCTGGATTCAGGTTTGTTCGAGCAGGTGGTGGTCAGCACCGACGATGCCGAGATTGCTGATGTGGCGCGAGCGCACGGTGCGCAGGTGCCCTTCATGCGTCCGGCGGCGCTGGCTGATGACTACACCGGCACCGCGGCGGTGATCGTGCACGCATTGCAGCAACTGCCGGCTTTTGATTACGCCTGTTGTGTGTATGCCACGGCACCGCTGTTGCAGGCACGTTATCTGCGGCAGGGCATCGAGTTGCTGGAGCAACGTCCAGACAAGTCTTTCGCGTTCTCCGTGTGCGGTTTTGGTTTTCCGGTGC is part of the Pseudomonas sp. TH06 genome and encodes:
- a CDS encoding pseudaminic acid biosynthesis-associated methylase; translated protein: MRPLSEQEQFWQGDFGNQYFERNVGQPLVAANLALFAKALSRAAGIESLLELGTSAGNNLQALHQLLPRCELFGVEINDNACAQARTLGIARVWQGSLLDFPRERRYDLTLSKGVLIHLAPELLPTAYAQLYELSRRYILIAEYYNPAPLEVSYRGNSGKLFKRDFAGEMLNRYADLQLLDYGFVYHRDPQFPVDDITWFLLEKRP
- the pseF gene encoding pseudaminic acid cytidylyltransferase, producing MSNVAIIPARGGSKRIARKNLALFDGVPMMVRSIRTALDSGLFEQVVVSTDDAEIADVARAHGAQVPFMRPAALADDYTGTAAVIVHALQQLPAFDYACCVYATAPLLQARYLRQGIELLEQRPDKSFAFSVCGFGFPVQRALTLDGQGALTALYPQFRETRSQDLPEAFQDAGQFYWGRSEAWLRGEVLYSPASLPVILPRHLVQDIDTLEDWKRAEYLYAALKAGGELQ